One Bacillus sp. 1780r2a1 DNA segment encodes these proteins:
- a CDS encoding YihY/virulence factor BrkB family protein: MQGIIGFVKKLITEIKKDNATGLAAEQAYYYMLSLFPMLILLLSIIPYLSIDTNDAISVLESVMPGETADIFKENVVQFINNPNGGLLTIGILGTIWSASNGMNAFMRAMNEAYNVKETRSFIKVRGLSILLTIGLIVTLVMALILPVFGGVILKGLVSWGLPASFGAFLSVLRWIIGITITIAVLSMLYRLAPNKKFPLAHVWPGAVAATLLWQLTSLGFSFYVSNFGNYSATYGSLGGVIVLMLWLFLTGLILVVGGEINAIYHRDRTIPPVTKNDQIAVD, translated from the coding sequence ATGCAAGGCATCATTGGTTTTGTAAAAAAACTAATAACTGAGATTAAAAAGGATAATGCTACGGGACTTGCAGCAGAGCAAGCATATTACTACATGCTTTCGCTGTTTCCGATGCTCATTTTGCTTTTGTCAATAATACCATATTTATCTATTGATACAAACGATGCGATAAGCGTATTAGAAAGCGTTATGCCAGGTGAAACAGCAGATATATTTAAAGAAAATGTCGTTCAGTTTATCAATAACCCAAACGGTGGCTTGTTGACAATTGGTATTTTAGGGACAATTTGGTCAGCATCAAATGGAATGAACGCATTTATGCGAGCGATGAATGAAGCGTATAATGTAAAAGAAACTCGTTCATTTATAAAAGTGCGTGGTTTATCAATACTCCTAACAATTGGATTAATTGTAACACTTGTAATGGCACTTATTTTACCTGTTTTTGGGGGTGTTATTTTAAAAGGATTAGTAAGCTGGGGGTTGCCAGCTAGCTTTGGGGCGTTTTTAAGCGTTTTAAGGTGGATTATAGGTATAACAATTACGATTGCTGTATTATCTATGTTATACCGGCTAGCACCTAATAAGAAGTTTCCTCTTGCACATGTATGGCCTGGTGCTGTGGCAGCAACGCTTCTGTGGCAGCTTACGTCTCTTGGTTTTTCATTTTATGTAAGTAATTTCGGTAACTACTCAGCTACTTATGGAAGTTTAGGAGGCGTAATCGTGTTAATGCTATGGTTATTCTTAACCGGTTTAATCCTAGTTGTTGGCGGTGAAATTAACGCGATATATCATCGAGATCGAACAATACCTCCTGTTACAAAAAATGACCAAATAGCGGTGGATTAG
- a CDS encoding helix-turn-helix transcriptional regulator: MNDRKHVGKLIQNLRNIANLSQEELSSGICSKEELDLYEAGAEAIPGDILYKISKRLGVTMNYFFEVGELTPNDYSKEIKETIRYYIRKRNYEMVLHVVNKEKENPMFQDPFHAQFFLWHEAICDYYIHHSFPTALEKLERAISFTRTSEHFYSEKEIAILNSIAIIYEEEGHLKKAFSTYMEALQHITLLPKLKDPLVKIRILYGLSKALCEMKRYEKSIKYGKLGLELCVKHETLYLLGELHYQVGESLYKIGKDEEGLSYLQKSIHVFEIEENERFVSLVEKEIQILQNEIQQL; this comes from the coding sequence TTGAACGACAGAAAGCATGTAGGAAAACTTATTCAAAATTTAAGAAATATAGCCAATTTATCTCAAGAAGAGCTTTCGAGCGGAATATGTTCTAAAGAAGAACTTGATTTGTATGAAGCAGGAGCAGAAGCAATTCCAGGTGACATTTTGTATAAAATATCAAAGCGGCTAGGCGTAACCATGAATTATTTTTTTGAAGTAGGAGAGCTAACTCCTAACGATTATTCTAAAGAAATTAAAGAGACCATTCGCTATTATATTCGTAAAAGAAATTATGAAATGGTGTTGCATGTAGTAAACAAGGAAAAGGAAAACCCAATGTTTCAAGATCCGTTTCATGCTCAGTTTTTTTTATGGCATGAAGCGATTTGTGACTATTATATTCATCATTCTTTTCCAACAGCTCTAGAAAAATTAGAGCGAGCTATTTCGTTTACTCGAACTAGTGAGCATTTTTATTCTGAAAAAGAAATAGCAATTTTAAATAGTATTGCTATTATTTACGAGGAAGAAGGACATTTAAAAAAAGCATTTAGTACGTATATGGAAGCTCTTCAACATATTACGCTTCTTCCAAAGTTAAAAGATCCGCTTGTAAAAATTCGCATTCTCTATGGGCTTTCAAAAGCGCTGTGTGAAATGAAACGTTATGAAAAATCAATTAAGTATGGGAAGCTTGGTTTAGAACTTTGTGTAAAGCATGAAACTCTATATTTATTAGGTGAGCTACATTACCAAGTAGGTGAGTCCTTATATAAAATTGGCAAAGATGAAGAAGGGTTATCCTATCTCCAAAAATCGATACACGTATTTGAAATTGAAGAAAACGAACGATTTGTTTCGTTAGTTGAGAAAGAGATACAGATATTACAAAACGAAATACAACAATTGTAG
- a CDS encoding bifunctional 2',3'-cyclic-nucleotide 2'-phosphodiesterase/3'-nucleotidase: MKKAKHNKAKKILSTSLALSLLSMPIVTTTVSASNNHENHQNSSEKKEKHSGKKDSIVKMRLMETTDIHTNLLNYDYYKDAPYEKVGLVKTASLVKQARSEVKNSLLVDNGDLIQGTPLGTYKATVKPLKKGEVHPVFKAMNEMDYDVATLGNHEFNYGLDYLEEAYNDAEFPYINANVYIDDHDNNPDNDKNKFTPYKIVNKKVVDENGKNHVIKVGFIGFVPPQINEWDKAKLDGKVITKDIVETANKFVPEMKKKGADVVIALAHSGFSSNKNNSEDTIYALSEVQGIDAITFSHTHKVFPAKTEAALDGLFLDANKKPLPGVDNAKGTINGVPAVQAGYGGGSLGLIDLSLEKKKGKWSVINSQSSTREIYKDVKDPQTGKTVTQSTVESDKKILKAIQKDHMDTVNYVNTPIGKTTDDIHSYFALVQDDPSIQVVTNAQKWYAEKYIADNKPEYKDLPILSVGAPFKAGRNGVDEFTEIKKGDLTIRSAGDLYLYDNTLKAVKVKGSVVKEWIEMSAGKFNQITPGKSEEQQLLNPSFPVYNFDVIDGVQYQIDVTKPAKYDGNGNVINANSSRVTNLTYDGKPIDLNQEFIVVTNNYRASGGGNFPGLKGSELVVDSADENRQILMDYITEQKEITPTADNNWSIAPIKGEANVTFTSSPKGESYVKEGSNISYTNKTNDQGFGIFKLNLSGGTSTDPVKVQLLGMNDLHGQLDTDTKLTLNGQSVLAGSMEYTAAAIKQREKENENTLLVHSGDMIGGSPLISALFQDEPTVEVMEAMGFDVGTLGNHEFDEGIAELHRMIKGGDHPKGNPGYDGMNFPVVAANAYDTSTNKLITEPYAVKEVGGQKIGFIGVVTQETPSMIVQKGNETLKITDEATAINKYTKELKDQGVKAIVVLAHNPSVQNGRADAFDAADIAEKVDDEVDVIFAAHNHAKVNQVVDNKLIVQAYSYGSAFSDVDVEIDPTTGDISKKQAEIVTVYQKDYTPDPAVSSILKKYEEKTAPIKAEVVGESLTTLPKGYPTNGEVGDVALGNLLADGMKYAMDSDFALMNGGGVRAQLDAGEVTFGDLFSIQPFGNVLNKVTLSGADLEKVLNNQIAASGLDFHVAGFHYTWDPATLKVVDLTLPDGTPLNPTKEYTVVVNNYMYGNAKYGIGELSKNMEVGPEDLEATIAYVKTLQQPFDYKVEGRIKQAVVGVNGQQAELKKAQ; the protein is encoded by the coding sequence ATGAAAAAGGCTAAACACAACAAAGCGAAGAAAATATTATCAACCTCTCTGGCGTTATCGTTATTATCAATGCCTATTGTAACAACTACTGTATCTGCTTCTAATAATCATGAGAACCACCAGAATTCATCCGAAAAAAAAGAGAAGCATTCGGGGAAGAAAGATTCAATCGTCAAAATGCGCTTAATGGAAACAACTGATATTCATACGAATCTATTAAACTATGATTATTACAAAGATGCTCCTTATGAAAAAGTAGGATTAGTGAAGACGGCTTCGCTTGTTAAGCAGGCGCGCAGCGAAGTGAAAAACAGTTTATTAGTTGATAATGGTGACTTAATTCAAGGGACACCGTTAGGTACATATAAAGCAACGGTAAAACCGCTTAAAAAGGGTGAAGTTCATCCCGTCTTTAAAGCAATGAACGAAATGGACTACGATGTTGCAACTCTAGGAAATCATGAATTTAACTACGGTTTAGATTATTTGGAAGAAGCTTACAATGATGCTGAATTCCCTTACATCAATGCCAATGTATATATTGATGATCATGATAACAACCCTGATAATGATAAAAATAAATTTACACCTTATAAGATTGTAAATAAAAAAGTTGTAGATGAAAACGGAAAGAATCATGTTATTAAAGTAGGCTTTATTGGTTTTGTTCCTCCTCAAATTAACGAGTGGGATAAAGCAAAGTTAGACGGTAAGGTAATTACGAAAGACATTGTAGAAACAGCGAATAAGTTTGTACCAGAAATGAAGAAAAAAGGAGCAGATGTTGTCATTGCTCTAGCTCATTCTGGATTTAGCAGCAATAAAAATAACTCTGAAGATACAATTTATGCGCTAAGTGAAGTACAAGGTATCGATGCCATTACGTTCTCTCATACGCACAAAGTATTTCCAGCAAAAACAGAAGCAGCGCTTGATGGCTTATTCTTAGATGCCAATAAAAAACCGCTTCCAGGCGTAGATAATGCAAAAGGAACAATCAACGGTGTGCCAGCGGTGCAAGCTGGTTATGGTGGAGGTTCTCTAGGATTAATTGACCTGTCTTTAGAAAAGAAAAAGGGCAAGTGGTCCGTTATAAACTCACAGTCTTCAACAAGAGAGATCTATAAAGATGTAAAAGATCCACAAACAGGAAAAACAGTAACACAAAGTACGGTAGAATCCGACAAAAAGATTTTAAAAGCAATTCAAAAAGATCATATGGATACAGTAAATTATGTAAATACGCCGATTGGTAAAACAACGGATGATATTCACAGCTACTTTGCGCTTGTTCAAGACGACCCGTCTATTCAAGTTGTCACCAACGCTCAAAAATGGTACGCAGAAAAATATATTGCTGATAACAAGCCTGAATATAAAGACCTTCCAATTCTATCAGTGGGTGCACCGTTTAAAGCTGGTCGAAACGGAGTAGATGAATTTACAGAGATCAAAAAAGGCGACTTAACTATTCGCAGCGCAGGCGATTTATATTTGTATGATAATACGTTAAAAGCAGTTAAAGTAAAAGGTTCAGTTGTAAAAGAATGGATTGAAATGTCAGCTGGAAAATTTAATCAAATTACGCCTGGCAAATCAGAAGAGCAGCAGCTTTTAAACCCGTCATTCCCTGTATACAACTTCGACGTAATTGATGGTGTTCAGTATCAAATTGATGTAACGAAGCCAGCTAAATACGATGGAAATGGTAACGTAATTAATGCGAACTCAAGTCGTGTTACGAACTTAACGTATGACGGTAAGCCAATTGATTTAAACCAAGAGTTTATCGTTGTAACAAATAACTATCGTGCAAGTGGAGGCGGAAACTTCCCAGGTCTTAAAGGCAGTGAGCTAGTTGTAGATTCGGCAGATGAAAATCGCCAAATCTTAATGGATTATATTACAGAACAAAAAGAAATTACGCCAACTGCTGACAACAACTGGTCTATTGCGCCGATTAAAGGAGAAGCGAATGTTACCTTTACATCGTCTCCAAAAGGAGAAAGCTATGTAAAAGAAGGTAGCAACATTTCTTATACAAATAAAACAAATGACCAAGGATTTGGAATCTTCAAACTGAACCTAAGCGGTGGAACTTCAACAGATCCGGTTAAGGTTCAACTATTAGGGATGAACGACCTTCACGGTCAGCTAGATACGGATACAAAATTAACCCTAAACGGACAAAGTGTTCTTGCCGGTAGCATGGAGTACACAGCAGCAGCAATCAAACAGCGTGAAAAAGAAAATGAAAACACGCTTTTAGTTCATTCAGGGGATATGATTGGTGGAAGTCCACTTATTTCAGCTTTGTTCCAAGATGAGCCAACGGTTGAAGTAATGGAGGCAATGGGCTTTGATGTAGGTACGCTTGGAAACCACGAATTTGATGAGGGAATTGCTGAGTTACACCGCATGATAAAAGGTGGCGATCATCCCAAAGGCAATCCAGGATACGATGGCATGAACTTCCCAGTTGTAGCAGCAAACGCGTATGATACCTCAACAAATAAGCTAATTACCGAGCCTTACGCAGTTAAAGAAGTAGGGGGCCAAAAGATTGGTTTCATTGGAGTTGTAACGCAAGAAACTCCTTCCATGATTGTTCAAAAAGGAAATGAAACGTTAAAAATCACTGATGAAGCAACAGCAATTAACAAGTATACAAAAGAGTTAAAAGACCAAGGTGTAAAGGCAATTGTTGTACTAGCTCATAACCCATCTGTGCAAAACGGACGAGCAGATGCGTTTGATGCTGCCGATATTGCAGAAAAAGTCGATGATGAAGTAGATGTGATTTTTGCTGCTCATAACCATGCAAAAGTTAATCAAGTTGTTGATAATAAATTAATTGTTCAAGCGTATTCATACGGTTCTGCGTTTTCTGATGTAGATGTTGAAATAGACCCTACTACAGGAGATATTAGTAAAAAACAAGCAGAAATTGTGACTGTATATCAAAAGGATTATACGCCAGACCCTGCAGTTTCAAGTATTTTAAAGAAGTATGAAGAAAAAACAGCACCAATCAAAGCAGAAGTTGTTGGTGAATCATTAACAACATTACCCAAAGGATACCCGACAAACGGTGAAGTGGGAGACGTTGCGTTAGGCAATTTACTAGCTGATGGAATGAAGTACGCAATGGATTCTGATTTCGCTTTAATGAATGGTGGCGGTGTGCGTGCTCAGCTTGATGCCGGTGAAGTAACGTTTGGTGACTTGTTCTCTATTCAACCGTTTGGAAATGTCTTAAACAAAGTGACCCTTTCAGGCGCTGATCTTGAAAAGGTATTAAATAATCAAATTGCAGCTTCTGGACTCGATTTTCATGTTGCGGGCTTCCATTACACGTGGGATCCAGCTACGCTAAAAGTAGTTGATTTAACTTTACCTGATGGAACGCCACTGAATCCAACAAAAGAGTATACAGTTGTTGTAAATAACTATATGTACGGAAATGCAAAGTACGGAATTGGCGAGCTGTCTAAGAATATGGAAGTTGGCCCGGAAGATTTAGAAGCTACGATCGCTTATGTAAAGACGCTTCAACAACCGTTTGATTACAAAGTAGAAGGTCGCATTAAACAAGCAGTTGTAGGTGTTAACGGTCAGCAAGCAGAGTTAAAGAAAGCTCAATAA